A window from Mangifera indica cultivar Alphonso chromosome 2, CATAS_Mindica_2.1, whole genome shotgun sequence encodes these proteins:
- the LOC123201522 gene encoding uncharacterized protein LOC123201522 — METKKKHLSSIANHVVQKCASKVDTSVDRLVEEFEAEWKPETGSYSRKFVEYCSAKALTGICQNIEEKIGDGSFSQLTFDMMLAWELPSSEDEESHRECVGKEKEERKATVKGTSEEDEIPLFYTDIMPLLVDSDQRVGEDAFVWLGSLVPLVADIANGRFTFEALTASTGYQLYFPAYDAYLKEIDKCIKHLQKQATPKSVELADDEFILHVEGTAGSQRVVRHIGKTSWPGRLTLTNYALYFEASGVITYEDALKIELSKDIEHTLKPAATGPWGAPLFDKAIVYESPELSEGIVLEFPELTSSTRRDHWLALTKEIMLMHQFLSRYKVECQIQAWEMHARTILGIIRLHAAREMLRISPPDPKNFFIFALYDELPKGDYVLNQLADSLKKVNSAHPCSGSSILRSMNLSIISTVQVEEDLTSVGDDSLCTLKTVINQVKEEATETQIAKSTTEVLKEDGFSENYLVFMELLRPVKSVLPWFQETLSWERPVTTLTLIAATVLIVYREWFGKAMAACLLYVLAKMIRARRQRLPEKCNEIVICTASDQTTMDSIVSAQYGFLTFQETLQATNITILKMWSILVSEAPKHADMVMVALSGLAIVVAVIPLRFIFLGIVLYIFIMNSKLAKRLENNQGNRRLKEWWDSIPIIPVRVAEKVPDDNRVPHSKSK, encoded by the exons ATGGAGACAAAGAAGAAGCACTTGTCCTCCATTGCCAACCATGTTGTACAGAAATGTGCATC GAAAGTGGACACTTCTGTTGATAGATTGGTGGAGGAGTTTGAAGCTGAATGGAAACCTGAAACGGGCAGCTATTCGAGGAAATTTGTGGAGTATTGCAGTGCAAAGGCCCTTACTGGCATTTGTCAGaacatagaagaaaaaattggtGATGGATCATTTAGTCAACTCACATTTGACATGATGCTTGCTTGGGAGCTGCCTAGTTCTGAGGATGAAGAGTCTCATAGG GAGTGCGTGGGAAAGGAAAAAGAGGAGAGAAAGGCAACTGTTAAAGGCACTTCAGAAGAAGATGAAATCCCTCTCTTTTATACAGACATCATGCCTCTGCTA GTTGACTCTGATCAAAGGGTTGGAGAAGATGCATTTGTGTGGTTGGGATCATTAGTTCCACTAGTTGCAGATATTGCTAATGGGAGATTTACATTTGAAGCTCTAACAGCATCGACAGGATACCAGCTCTATTTTCCAGCATATGATGCATACTTAAAAGAGATTGACAA atGCATAAAACATCTGCAAAAACAAGCAACTCCAAAGAGTGTGGAGCTAGCTGATGACGAATTTATATTGCATGTGGAGGGAACTGCAGGCTCACAGAGAGTAGTGCGGCATATTGGGAAAACGAGTTGGCCTG gtaGACTCACACTAACAAATTATGCTCTTTACTTTGAGGCTTCTGGTGTGATAACATATGAGGATGCACTGAAGATTGAACTTTCAAAAGACATTGAACACACTTTAAAACCAGCTGCCACAGGTCCTTGGGGTGCTCCACTTTTTGACAAAGCGATAGTCTACGAGTCCCCTGAATT ATCAGAGGGAATCGTGCTTGAGTTTCCAGAGTTGACAAGCTCCACGAGACGTGACCATTGGCTAGCACTCACGAAGGAGATTATGTTGATGCATCAATTCCTATCTAGGTACAAGGTAGAATGTCAAATACAAGCATGGGAGATGCATGCAAGAACAATTTTGGGCATCATTAGGCTTCATGCAGCAAGAGAAATGCTGAGAATCTCACCCCCAGATCCcaaaaatttcttcatttttgccTTGTATGATGAGTTGCCCAAGGGAGACTATGTTTTAAATCAGCTTGCGGATAGTCTGAAGAAAGTTAACAGTGCACATCCTTGCAGTGGTAGCTCAATTCTGAGAAGTATGAACCTGTCAATCATCTCCACTGTACAAGTGGAAGAGGACCTTACTAGTGTTGGTGATGACAGTCTATGCACACTGAAGACTGTTATTAATCAAGTAAAAGAGGAAGCAACGGAAACCCAAATCGCTAAATCTACCACTGAGGTTCTGAAAGAGGACGGGTTCAGTGAAAATTATCTTGTTTTTATG GAGCTACTAAGGCCAGTTAAAAGTGTTTTACCTTGGTTTCAAGAGACCCTTTCATGGGAAAGACCAGTGACCACCCTCACTTTGATTGCTGCAACTGTACTAATAGTCTATAG GGAATGGTTTGGTAAAGCAATGGCAGCTTGTTTGCTTTATGTTCTTGCGAAGATGATTCGAGCTAGACGGCAAAGGCTACCAGAGAAATGCAATGAGATAGTGATATGCACTGCTTCTGATCAAACTACAATGGACAGCATAGTGTCAGCTCAATATGGGTTTTTAACTTTTCAGGAGACGTTGCAGGCAACCAACATAACAATTCTGAAAATGTGGTCCATATTGGTTTCCGAGGCTCCCAAG CATGCAGACATGGTGATGGTGGCACTTTCTGGGTTGGCAATTGTAGTAGCAGTGATCCCATTAAGGTTTATCTTTCTGGGAATTGTTTTGTACATCTTCATCATGAACTCCAAGCTAGCCAAGCGCCTGGAAAACAACCAAGGCAACCGGCGACTGAAAGAATGGTGGGACTCCATACCGATAATCCCAGTTCGAGTTGCTGAAAAGGTTCCGGACGACAACCGGGTTCCACACAGCAAGTCCAAGTAG
- the LOC123201511 gene encoding protein RRP6-like 2 isoform X1: protein MSEQDESPRAPTAAQSLNNLTAPLSSSLSNLSSSSRSLPSNKDFHFFYNFEEFKRPVQEIAAKSQSLLQSIGSSEIWSRPIDFPNQEDIDDAYDWLVNVNDDLFERIDASFDEYEKNRGDKKGEGGNEDGFQLVYGKNKKKGGPVVSAGDSVSRGKVQGDLVNVKVKEKRERAKVPFHIPTIKRPQEEYNILVNNLNQPFQHVWLETSEDNQRFVHPLESLSVLDFVDKDTGDVEPVKPPSLEEIPFKLVQEVKDLKELAAKLRSVNEFAVDLEHNQYRSFQGLTCLMQISTRTEDFVVDTLKLRIHVGPYLREVFKDPTKKKVMHGADRDIVWLQRDFGIYICNMFDTGQASRVLKLERNSLEYLLQHFCGVSANKEYQNADWRLRPLPDEMLRYAREDTHYLLYIYDMMKIKFFSLSKESESSDVSLIEVYKRSYDICMQLYEKELLTENSYLYIYGLQGAELNAQQLAIVAGLCQWRDVVARAEDESTGYIMPNKTLLEIDLRSKFIT, encoded by the exons ATGAGTGAGCAGGACGAGTCTCCGCGAGCTCCGACGGCGGCTCAGTCACTCAATAACCTAACGGCCCCGCTTTCCTCTTCCCTTTcaaatctttcttcttcttcacgaAGCCTCCCGTCTAACAAAgactttcatttcttttataactTCGAGGAATTCAAACGACCTGTACAAGAAATTGCTGCTAAATCACAATCTTTGCTCCAGTCTATTGGTTCTTCAGAAATTTGGAGCCGACCCATCGATTTTCCCAATCAAGAGGACATCGATGATGCCTACGATTGGCTTGTTAATGTAAACGATGACCTTTTCGAGCGTATCGATGCGTCTTTTGatgaatatgagaaaaataGGGGTGATAAGAAAGGAGAGGGGGGAAATGAAGATGGGTTTCAGTTGGTTTATggaaagaataagaagaaaggCGGGCCTGTGGTGAGTGCTGGTGACTCGGTGAGCCGGGGGAAGGTGCAGGGTGACTTGGTAAATGTGAAAGtaaaggaaaagagagagagagcaaaaGTGCCGTTTCATATACCCACTATAAAGAGACCTCAAGAGGAGTATAATATCTTGGTGAATAATCTGAACCAGCCATTTCAACATGTTTGGTTGGAGACGAGTGAGGACAATCAGCGGTTTGTTCATCCTCtg GAGAGTCTTTCTGTTTTGGATTTTGTGGATAAAGATACAGGGGATGTTGAACCTGTAAAGCCCCCATCACTGGAGGAAATACCATTCAAGCTTGTGCAAGAAGTTAAAGATTTAAAGGAGTTAGCTGCTAAATTGCGGAGTGTAAATGAGTTTGCG GTCGATTTGGAACATAATCAATATCGATCTTTCCAAGGATTGACTTGCCTCATGCAAATTTCTACCAGAACTGAAGATTTTGTGGTAGATACATTGAAACTTCGCATTCATGTTGGTCCATATCTTCGTGAAGTTTTCAAAGACCCTACCAAgaaaaag GTCATGCATGGAGCAGATCGGGATATTGTTTGGCTTCAACGAGACTTTggcatatatatttgtaatatgttTGACACTGGGCAG GCTTCAAGGGTCTTGAAATTGGAGAGAAATAGTTTGGAGTATCTTCTACAGCACTTTTGTGGAGTTTCTGCCAACAAAGA ATATCAGAATGCAGATTGGAGATTACGCCCCCTTCCCGATGAGATGCTCAG ATATGCCAGAGAAGATACACACTATTtgttgtatatatatgatatgatgaaaatcaaatttttcTCCTTGTCTAAGGAGTCTGAAAGCTCTGATGTGTCTTTGATAGAG GTCTACAAGCGCAGTTATGATATATGCATGCAGCTGTATGAAAAAGAGCTTCTGACAGAGAATTCATATCTCTATATATATGG ATTGCAGGGGGCTGAATTGAATGCTCAGCAGCTTGCTATTGTTGCA GGCCTTTGTCAATGGCGAGATGTTGTTGCCCGTGCAGAGGATGAAAGTACTGGTTATATTATGCCTAATAAAACTCTCCTTGAAATTG ACCTCAGAAGCAAATTCATCACTTAA
- the LOC123201511 gene encoding protein RRP6-like 2 isoform X2, whose amino-acid sequence MLSSLLLLQAFVNGEMLLPVQRMKVLVILCLIKLSLKLTSEANSSLNDESEVLVADSSPNATMESVGSGNAFNASPQPPTLKIGSNGTEPGGKGLGSFVHPGANSDEKESGNRISELSRESITTLGQSTETNTGISPSIKVAEATVQVLKKPTRGFGALLGPPKRKFDTEKQDNDLIKLEQIRSSVNLPFHSFSAREEQQKAVEELKVEPVTSSENPQSISSFTSSEQPKPVTEESCRVLEFQSEEPARSNAEDVIMLEDDVNEEESRHDNLEKTNVPREDDSSEPASEMENQDEPMSLSDLSTSFQECLQSVNKNKKPGKLEKSEKPSGFLQIKPFDFEAARKQIRFGEAPNEESVRSDGNQKNLRDSGDKKKTSGGSQGQKDDGKKELPQGKRRYAFPATGNRSATFR is encoded by the exons ATGCTCAGCAGCTTGCTATTGTTGCA GGCCTTTGTCAATGGCGAGATGTTGTTGCCCGTGCAGAGGATGAAAGTACTGGTTATATTATGCCTAATAAAACTCTCCTTGAAATTG ACCTCAGAAGCAAATTCATCACTTAATGATGAATCTGAAGTTTTAGTTGCTGACAGTTCTCCAAATGCTACAATGGAAAGTGTTGGTAGTGGCAATGCATTCAATGCCAGTCCTCAACCACCTACATTGAAAATTGGTAGTAATGGTACAGAACCTGGCGGAAAAGGACTAGGATCTTTTGTGCATCCTGGAGCAAATAGTGATGAAAAGGAGTCCGGAAATCGTATCTCAGAGCTTTCCAGAGAAAGCATTACTACCTTAGGTCAAAGTACAGAGACAAATACTGGCATTTCCCCTTCAATTAAG GTTGCTGAAGCAACTGTTCAGGTTCTTAAGAAACCTACCCGGGGTTTTGGAGCTCTGCTGGGTCCCCCAAAGAGAAAGTTTGATACTGAAAAACAG GACAACGATCTGATCAAATTGGAGCAGATTAGATCTTCAGTGAATCTACCATTCCACTCATTTTCTGCCAGGGAGGAACAGCAAAAAGCAGTTGAAGAGCTTAAGGTGGAGCCTGTTACCTCTTCAGAGAACCCTCAATCCATCTCATCTTTTACCAGCAGTGAACAGCCAAAACCTGTGACTGAAGAGTCCTGTAGAGTCTTAGAATTTCAATCTGAGGAACCTGCCAGGTCTAATGCCGAAGATGTTATTATGTTGGAAGATGATGTAAATGAAGAGGAATCAAGACATGATAACTTGGAAAAAACCAATGTGCCAAGGGAGGATGATTCTTCTGAGCCTGCTTCGGAAATGGAGAACCAAGATGAGCCTATGTCGCTCTCTGATTTATCTACAAGCTTCCAGGAATGCCTGCAATCagtgaacaaaaataaaaaacctggaaaacttgagaaatctgAAAAACCCAGTGGCTTTTTGCAGATAAAGCCATTTGATTTTGAAGCCGCAAGGAAACAGATCAGATTTGGAGAAGCTCCCAATGAAGAATCAGTGAGGAGTGATGGAAACCAAAAGAACCTACGTGACTCTGGGGATAAGAAGAAAACTTCAGGTGGTAGTCAGGGCCaaaaagatgatggaaaaaaggAACTTCCACAAGGTAAACGCCGTTATGCTTTTCCAGCAACTGGGAATCGAAGTGCTACATTTCGCTGA
- the LOC123201503 gene encoding probable disease resistance protein At4g27220, with amino-acid sequence MVDVVVSVAAKIAEYLVDPVVRPICYLLDYKRNYQNLKTEVEKLKDARERIHHSINDARRRGEEIEGDVEKWLISANKTSDEAERVFEYEDQEDNWCLMGLCPNFMAQYRFSEKSVRQVEVIDKLLEEGKFARVSFKAILQEIWPPITGYEVFESRLSTLKDILNALINPDVSITGIYGMGGVGKTMLVKHVARQAKKTKLFDEVVYVVLTQAFDVKRTQGEIADELGLEFSEESENGRAKKLCARLKSEKKVLVILDNIWRRIDLDAVGIPFGEAHKGCKILLSSRSLDILSNEMDSQINFLVRVLNEEEAWCLFKKMAGDSIENSDLRSVAMDVVKVCAGLPIAIVTIARALRNKSLSEWKDALLKLKTPSPENFEGMNAVAYSTIELSYNRLEGEELKSTFLLCSLMGFNYSALITDLVKYGMGLGLYRGINTMQEAWDRVYALVYKLKAACLLLDSSTSEKFAMHDVVRDVANSIAFRDQHMFAVRNMVLPQDWFVKNVPNNCTALSLRSNYISELPEELECPDLQLFYIYSKDHSLRIPDNFFRGMTELRVLDLTKLHILLLPSSLQLLVNLHTLCLDRCILRDLTIIGNLKKLEILSFLRSNFEQLPREISELTELRLLDLSGCSKLKVIPPNVISSLTQLEVLYMGNSFDHWEVDGCNNERCNASLDELKHLPNLTTLDIHIRDAKILPKGLFSEKLKRYRIFIGDEWDWSGNYETSRTLKLKLNTSIFQEDNIISQLQGVEDLYLDELQGVENVLYELDGQGFPQLKQLHAQNNPYFLCIVDSGEWVPHDAFPLLESIFLHNLINLEKICRGQLTAESFCKLRIIKVEYCSKLKNIFLFSNARDLPQLETIEVNECSNMEEIFAIQNKDEIDTHEVIEFSQLRSLTLKSLPWLTNFCSEAKSSNVPSSEDDIPLALFSEKVAFPNLEVLELVAINFPKLWHNQLPAGFSCIQNLTRLIIWGCGNVKYLFSSSTIGSIEQVQYLEISNCSVLEEIIFIDELRGEEKKDVIFPRLNYIKIEQCPELRAFISENISIDLTTFNEEEDVRLVKIHQDDIEPFFNGKVIFPSLEEIVISHMDKLEVIWNNQVGEFSFCKLKLVKVECCNKLQTVFTSNLLERFTSLKSLTVSDCGLLEEIFQIQGLNFEGKNCVAEELALSSSSYRDIPSNGEDQNHAGSLARIKTLKLSSLSDLKYLWKQDSILDLIFQDLEILYISYCENLFNLTPSSATLQNLTKLNISSCGGLTNLVSPTTAKSLVRLEQLNVYGCKKMTEVILDEEEGTEDEIIFRKLKRLSLVNLTSLTSFCSGNHSLKFPSLEEFIFRGCPKLSTFSRGVLSTPRLRKVQLTLGVDKDCLEGDLNTTIQQLTGRS; translated from the exons ATGGTCGATGTAGTTGTTTCTGTTGCTGCAAAAATTGCAGAGTACTTGGTTGATCCTGTTGTTCGTCCGATTTGCTATTTATTGGACTATAAAAGGAACTATCAGAATCTCAAGACTGAAGTTGAAAAGCTCAAGGATGCTAGAGAAAGGATACATCATTCTATTAATGATGCTAGAAGGAGGGGGGAAGAGATTGAAGGTGATGTTGAAAAGTGGCTGATTAGCGCGAACAAGACCTCTGATGAGGCAGAGAGGGTCTTTGAATATGAAGATCAAGAAGATAACTGGTGTTTAATGGGTTTGTGTCCAAATTTTATGGCACAATATCGATTTAGCGAGAAATCAGTGAGGCAGGTGGAGGTTATTGATAAACTCCTGGAAGAAGGGAAATTTGCGAGAGTTTCCTTCAAAGCCATTCTGCAGGAGATTTGGCCACCTATCACTGGTTACGAGGTCTTTGAATCAAGATTGTCCACTCTGAAGGATATATTGAATGCATTAATTAATCCTGATGTGAGCATCACTGGGATTTATGGGATGGGTGGCGTTGGCAAGACAATGCTAGTGAAGCATGTTGCCCGACAAGCTAAGAAAACCAAGCTTTTTGATGAGGTAGTTTATGTTGTTTTAACCCAGGCTTTTGATGTAAAGAGGACTCAAGGTGAAATTGCAGATGAGTTAGGTCTGGAATTCTCTGAGGAGAGTGAAAATGGAAGAGCCAAGAAGCTTTGTGCACGATTGAAGAGCGAGAAGAAGGTCCTTGTCATCTTAGATAATATTTGGCGGCGAATTGATTTGGATGCTGTAGGAATTCCTTTTGGAGAGGCTCATAAGGGGTGCAAAATATTGCTCTCATCCAGAAGTCTTGATATATTGTCAAATGAGATGgattctcaaattaatttcttgGTTAGAGttctaaatgaagaagaagcttgGTGTCTGTTTAAGAAGATGGCAGGCGATTCTATAGAAAACAGTGATTTACGATCTGTAGCGATGGATGTGGTCAAGGTATGTGCTGGCTTGCCCATTGCCATTGTGACAATAGCAAGGGCATTAAGAAACAAGAGTTTATCTGAATGGAAGGATGCCTTGCTAAAACTGAAGACCCCTTCTCCAGAAAACTTTGAAGGAATGAATGCGGTGGCTTATTCAACTATAGAGTTGAGCTACAATCGTTTAGAAGGTGAAGAACTCAAGTCAACTTTTTTGCTTTGTAGTCTAATGGGATTTAACTACAGTGCTTTAATTACGGACTTGGTGAAATATGGAATGGGTTTGGGCTTATACAGAGGAATCAACACAATGCAAGAAGCTTGGGACAGAGTATATGCGTTGGTATATAAACTCAAAGCCGCTTGTCTGTTGCTTGACAGTTCTACCAGTGAAAAATTTGCAATGCACGATGTTGTTCGTGATGTTGCCAATTCAATTGCATTTAGGGACCAACATATGTTTGCAGTGAGAAATATGGTCCTTCCACAGGATTGGTTTGTCAAGAATGTACCGAATAATTGCACTGCATTGTCCTTACGTAGTAACTACATTAGTGAGCTTCCTGAGGAGTTGGAATGTCCAGATCTTCAATTATTCTATATCTACAGCAAGGATCATTCATTGAGAATTCCTGACAATTTTTTCAGAGGTATGACTGAACTTAGAGTTTTAGATTTGACTAAACTGCATATATTATTGCTGCCTTCTTCACTTCAACTCCTAGTAAATCTCCACACATTATGTCTGGATCGTTGCATTTTGAGGGACTTAACTATTATAGGAAACCTGAAGAAACTAGAAATTCTTAGCTTTCTCAGGTCAAACTTTGAGCAATTGCCAAGAGAAATAAGTGAATTGACTGAGTTAAGGTTGTTAGATTTGAGTGGTTGCTCCAAACTAAAAGTAATTCCACCTAATGTCATATCAAGCTTAACCCAATTAGAAGTCTTGTATATGGGTAATAGCTTTGATCATTGGGAGGTTGATGGATGCAACAATGAAAGATGTAACGCTAGCCTTGATGAGTTAAAGCATTTGCCCAACTTGACCACTTTAGATATACATATCCGTGATGCCAAGATTCTACCCAAAGGCTTGTTTTCCGAAAAGTTGAAGAGGTACAGAATTTTCATAGGGGATGAGTGGGACTGGTCTGGTAATTACGAGACCTCAAGAACTTTGAAGCTAAAGCTCAATACCAGCATTTTCCAGGAGGACAACATTATCTCTCAGTTGCAAGGAGTGGAAGATCTATATTTAGATGAACTGCAGGGTGTTGAAAATGTTCTTTATGAGTTAGATGGACAAGGTTTTCCACAACTGAAGCAACTTCATGCCCAAAATAATCCATATTTTCTATGTATTGTTGATTCAGGGGAATGGGTGCCTCATGATGCCTTCCCTCTCTTAGAGTCAATATTTCttcataatttgattaatttggaGAAGATTTGCCGTGGTCAGCTAACTGCAGAGTCTTTCTGCAAACTGAGAATCATAAAAGTGGAATATTGCTCTAAATTGAAGAATATCTTCTTATTCTCTAATGCTAGAGACCTTCCACAGCTTGAaacaattgaagtgaatgaatgCAGTAATATGGAAGAGATATTTGCTATCCAGAACAAAGATGAGATTGACACCCATGAAGTGATTGAGTTTAGTCAATTGCGCTCCTTGACACTAAAATCTTTACCATGGCTCACCAACTTCTGCTCTGAAGCGAAAAGTTCAAATGTACCCAGTTCAGAAGATGATATTCCCTTGGCACTTTTCAGCGAAAAG GTTGCATTCCCTAACTTGGAGGTCTTGGAACTAGTTGCCATAAATTTTCCAAAGTTGTGGCACAACCAACTTCCAGCAGGATTTTCTTGCATTCAAAATCTGACACGTTTGATTATTTGGGGCTGTGGTAATGTAAAATATCTGTTTTCATCTTCTACAATTGGAAGCATTGAGCAGGTTCAATATCTTGAGATAAGCAACTGTTCGGTTTTGGAAGAGATAATATTCATAGATGAATtaagaggagaagaaaagaaggacGTGATTTTCCCTCGATTAAACTACATAAAG ATAGAGCAATGCCCTGAGTTGAGGGCATTCATCTCAGAAAATATCAGCATAGACTTGACAACTTTCAATGAGGAGGAGGATGTGAGGTTAGTGAAGATTCATCAGGATGACATAGAACCTTTTTTCAATGGAAAG GTTATATTCCCAAGCTTAGAGGAAATTGTGATTTCCCACATGGATAAGTTAGAAGTGATATGGAACAATCAAGTTGGGGAGTTTTCATTTTGCAAACTAAAATTAGTGAAAGTTGAATGCTGCAATAAGCTACAGACTGTGTTTACATCTAATTTGTTGGAGAGATTTACAAGCCTAAAGTCACTAACTGTTTCTGATTGTGGTTTACTTGAGGAGATTTTTCAAATCCAAGGGCTAAATTTTGAAGGCAAAAATTGTGTTGCAGAAGAGCTTGCTTTGAGTTCTAGTTCATACAGAGACATCCCATCAAATGGAGAGGACCAGAATCATGCTGGAAGTCTTGCACGAATAAAAACTTTGAAGTTGAGCTCACTTTCTGATCTGAAGTACCTCTGGAAACAAGATTCCATTCTGGACTTGATTTTTCAAGatcttgaaatattatatatatcctATTGTGAAAATTTGTTCAACTTGACACCATCTTCTGCAACACTCCAAAATCTGACAAAACTAAATATTTCGAGTTGTGGGGGATTGACAAATTTAGTATCACCAACTACCGCCAAAAGCTTGGTGCGACTAGAGCAATTGAATGTATATGGGTGCAAAAAAATGACAGAAGTAATACTAGACGAGGAAGAGGGAACAGAAGATGAGATTATTTTCAGGAAATTGAAGAGGCTATCACTTGTTAATTTAACAAGCCTCACAAGCTTTTGTTCTGGGAATCACTCTCTCAAATTCCCTTCTTTGGAAGAATTCATTTTCAGGGGATGCCCGAAGTTGAGTACCTTCTCTAGAGGAGTTTTAAGCACACCAAGGTTACGAAAAGTACAGCTAACATTGGGAGTGGATAAAGATTGCTTGGAGGGTGACCTTAATACAACCATTCAACAACTAACTGGAAGAAGTTG A